A part of Neoarius graeffei isolate fNeoGra1 chromosome 8, fNeoGra1.pri, whole genome shotgun sequence genomic DNA contains:
- the smad5 gene encoding mothers against decapentaplegic homolog 5, which produces MTSMSSLFSFTSPAVKRLLGWKQGDEEEKWAEKAVDALVKKLKKKKGAMEDLEKALSSPGQPSKCVTIPRSLDGRLQVSHRKGLPHVIYCRVWRWPDLQSHHELKPLEVCEYPFGSKQKEVCINPYHYKRVESPVLPPVLVPRHSEFNPQHSLLVQFRNLSHNEPHMPVNATYPESFQQHSGGSSFPISPNSPYPPSPASSGTYPNSPASSGPSSPFQLPADTPPPAYMPPEESMGQDGSNPMDTGGSSMVPRGDVQPVEYEEPSHWCSIVYYELNNRVGEAYHASSTSVLVDGFTDPSNNKNRFCLGLLSNVNRNSTIENTRRHIGKGVHLYYVGGEVYAECLSDTSIFVQSRNCNYHHGFHPTTVCKIPSGCSLKIFNNQEFAQLLAQSVNHGFEAVYELTKMCTIRMSFVKGWGAEYHRQDVTSTPCWIEVHLHGPLQWLDKVLTQMGSPVNPISSVS; this is translated from the exons ATGACCTCCATGTCCAGCCTGTTTTCATTCACCAGCCCAGCGGTGAAGCGCCTGCTGGGctggaagcagggagatgaagaggAGAAGTGGGCTGAGAAGGCTGTAGATGCACTGGTGAAGAAACTGAAGAAAAAGAAAGGTGCCATGGAGGACCTGGAGAAGGCCTTAAGCAGCCCTGGGCAGCCCAGCAAGTGTGTCACTATCCCTCGTTCACTGGATGGCCGTCTGCAGGTGTCGCACAGGAAGGGCCTTCCGCATGTTATCTACTGCCGTGTGTGGCGCTGGCCTGACCTGCAGTCACACCATGAGCTCAAGCCTCTAGAGGTGTGCGAATACCCATTTGGCTCCAAACAGAAGGAAGTTTGCATCAACCCTTATCACTACAAGAGGGTCGAAAGTCCTG TGCTTCCACCGGTGTTGGTGCCTAGACACAGCGAGTTCAACCCCCAACACAGCCTTTTGGTGCAGTTCCGCAACCTGAGCCACAATGAGCCACACATGCCTGTGAACGCCACTTATCCCGAGTCTTTCCAGCAGCACAGTGGTGGGAGCTCCTTCCCCATATCTCCAAATTCACCTTATCCACCTTCTCCTGCCAGCAGTGGCACGTACCCTAACTCTCCTGCCAGCTCGGGTCCATCCAGCCCTTTCCAGCTCCCAG CTGACACCCCTCCCCCTGCCTACATGCCTCCAGAGGAGTCGATGGGACAGGATGGCTCTAATCCCATGGATACTGGTGGCAGCAGCATGGTGCCAAGAGGAG ATGTGCAGCCTGTAGAGTATGAAGAGCCAAGCCACTGGTGCTCTATTGTGTACTATGAGCTGAATAACCGTGTTGGAGAGGCTTATCATGCCTCCTCTACTAGCGTGCTGGTGGATGGGTTCACCGATCCGTCCAACAACAAAAATCGCTTTTGCCTGGGCCTTCTGTCCAATGTCAACCGCAACTCTACAATCGAGAACACCCGCCGCCATATTGGCAAAG GTGTTCACCTGTATTACGTTGGAGGAGAGGTGTACGCCGAGTGTTTGAGTGACACCAGCATTTTCGTGCAGAGCAGGAATTGCAACTACCACCATGGCTTCCACCCCACTACCGTCTGCAAGATCCCCAGTGGCTGCAGCCTCAAGATCTTCAACAATCAGGAGTTTGCTCAGCTGCTTGCCCAGTCTGTCAACCACGGCTTTGAGGCCGTCTATGAGCTCACGAAGATGTGCACTATTCGCATGAGTTTTGTAAAG GGTTGGGGGGCTGAATATCACCGACAGGATGTGACCAGCACCCCCTGCTGGATAGAGGTGCATCTGCATGGTCCCCTTCAGTGGCTGGACAAAGTACTAACACAAATGGGTTCGCCTGTAAACCCCATTTCCTCAGTTTCCTAA